The region GTCACATTGCCGGAGTTTCTGAAACTGATTTCGTCAGAGATGTCCTTTTTTTCGCCGCCTATCGTGACCACCGCTTTAATCCCGGTTCGGTCAAATCCCTCGCCAACCGTATATTCGGTCTTTGCGGGGTAAGACAGTATGGTCACAGCTTCCGCCGCAAACGCCGTTGTCGGCAGTAAGGTAAGCGCCATACACAGAGTGAGCAGTATGCCCATAAATTGCTTTTTCATAGTTTTTCCTCCTTTTTGATTGAACGAAATAACATTTATTTATCCACGTTCAATCTATCAGAAATCTTTCTGCAAAACCGTCCGCTGCATGAAATATGATTTTTTCGACATGAAATATGATTTTGGAGGAAAGTAGGCTCCTGTCTTTTTTGCTTTTAGATGTAAAAAAACACAATATCACACGAAAATCGATGAGTACGCACGATTTTTATCTTGTTTTTACCATGATTTGATGATATACTGTAATCCATTACTTGTATAAACGATTTTCGACTTTTAGAGGGACGTGAGGCGTGTTATGGGTGTCAGTTATAACAAATTATTCAAACTGATGATCGACAAAAAAATAAGAAAAGGCGAGCTATGCAGGGCGGCGGGCATCAGCAGCGGTTCGCTTCTGAAAATATCAAAAGATGAAAACATATACGTTGATATTTTGGTTCGGATATGCGGTGTTTTGGGCTGCGATTTCGGCGACATCATGGAGTATGTTCCTGATGAAAATTCCGTTATAAAATCTGAACCCGGTAATCGGCAACGACCCGATTTGCAGGAGGGAGAGCCTGCGAGAGTATCCGAAGAAGTCTAATAGAACATGGAGGGGTGTTTATGCTGCAAATTGCGGTCTGTGACGACAATATTGACGAGCTATCCAATATGGTACAGCTGATAGACCTGTATCGAACATCAAGACATCTAAACTGTGAACACGCCGTATTTCCAAACGGATTTGAATTGATTTCGGCCTTGGAAAAAGGAAAGCGGTTTGATATATACTGTCTGGATATTATGATGCCGGGCTTTACCGGCATTGATGCGGCAAAGGAAATTCGCACCTTTGACAAAACCGCCCCGATTTTATTCTTTACCTCATCGCCTGAGTTTGCTTTGGAAAGCTATTCGGTGAAGGCTATCAACTATGTACTCAAGCCAATTTCAAAGGAGAAACTATTCTTCACCTTTGATGAGCTGCTGGAGCAGATTAAAATGGAAAAGGATGAGGATGCGGTTATCATAAAGAGCAATGAGGGTATTCAAAAAATATTGATCTCCAATTTGATCTTTACCGAGGTCATCGGCAGAAACGTGCTCTATCATCTTCGCTCCGGTAAGGTCATCGAATGTACGGAAGCCTTTTCCCCTGTCTGCGATAATCTGATGAAATATGGGTGTTTTATGAAGCCCCACCGCTCCTATCTTGTGAATATGCAGTATGTGGATACTATTGAAAACCATCAGATCACCTTGCAGACCCTTTCCTCTGTTCCTATTGCACAGGGCAAGGCAAAGGAGATGAAGCAGCAATATCTGAATTATCAAATGGAGGGGGGCGCTTAAAATGGCAGTAACAGTGATAGGACTCTTGCGATTTGGGGTTTCTTTGATCTTTGGCATCACGGTGTCCGTTCTCTTTGCGGGAATAGAACTTACAAAGAAAAACAGGCTCGTCACGGGCTTGCTCTGTGTCATTTTCCTTTTCGTTCAAACCGCCAGTTGGTGGCTTTTGGGCTTAGATTTGACATCAAAGCTGTATCCGCTGATTATCCATCTGCCGCTGATTGTGATATTCTCTTTATACTATAAACGTCCGTGGCTCATCTCCGTTGTCAGCGTGCTTTCCGGTTATCTTTGCTGTCAAGCACCACGCTGGTTTGGTTTCCTTGCAGGAGCCGCTTTGGACAGCAGGCTTGCAGATCATATTTTTTACATAGCATCCGTGTTTTTGGCCTATTATTTCTTGAAAAGATATGTAGCCGGATCTGTTCGGCAGTTGATGGAGAAGTCCACAAAATCTTGCTTATTCTTAGGCGGAGTACCGCTTTTTTACTATCTGTTTGACTATGTGACCGCCATCTACACCGATGTGCTTTACAGCGGCACCGAATGGGCGGTACAGTTCATGCCCTCAACAATCTCTGTTTTCTATTTTGTGTTTGTTATCCTTTACTATGCTGAGACACAAAAACAGGCAAGCCTTCAAAGAGAAAAGGATATGTTGGATGCACAGTTTAGATTGGCGCAGACAGAGTTTGCTTCTCTGCGGCAGTTACAACAGAACGCCGCATCCTATCGGCATGATATGCGCCACCATTTTGCTTTTTTGCAAGGGTTGGCCTCCAAGGAACACATAGAGGGAATCAAAGAGTACCTACGAACTGCCCAGTCTGATATGGATGCCATCACGCCCACACGCTTTTGCGAAAACGAAACCGTCAACCTGATTTTGTCCGCTTTCGCTACGAAAGCGAAACAAGGGTCAATCCTGCTGACGGTGGATGCGAAACTGCCGAATGAGCTTCCATTCAGCGATACTGAGCTTTGCTCGCTCTTGTCAAACGCCATGGAAAATGCTATCCATGCCTGTGAACAGATACCTGACAGCAACAAACGCATCATCCGGCTGCGTATGTATTCCAAAAATAATAAGCTGTGCATTGATCTACACAATAGTTATCAGATAGAGCCGATATTTCACCAAGGGCTTCCAATATCACAAGAGCAGGGGCATGGCTTTGGCACAAAAAGCATAGCTCATATCGTGGAAAAGCATGGCGGTGTATTTCAGTTTTCGGTTAAGGATGGCTGGTTTATTTTTCAGGCTACTGCATAGGAGATTGTTTTATCTATTAAGTCCTCACATTGTGCTTTTTGGCCATCGTTCATAGCAAAAGCTCTGCCTGATATCAGAGATATTTGTAAAAGGCAGCAAGAACCTGCTCACTATTTTGAGATCAGGCTCTTGTGATTTTTGTAGTTAGACTACCATAGCCTCCTAATGACCTTAACCCCTCGACTTTCACCACGGTATCATAAGGACATTTTTAAACCGTGGTGAAGTGGGCAACATGTATCAACAGACAATAATTATTCGCTGTTTACCGTTTAGGTTACCCAATGTCAAAAAACCTTTGCAACTTTGCCGTAGCTGCTTTTATACTTTCATGTACAGAAGTAAAATGCACTCCTTCGCAGCTTGCAATTTGCCGATAGGATAATCCTTGAAAGAAATGTAACAGGAACCGCCGCCGCTGAACTTCTGTTAATCCACCGCTGTCAAGAAGCTGTCTGGCGGCTTCTATGGCCTTTTCAGTATCTTTTTTATGTATCAGCTCTACATCAAGAGAAGCCGTAGCAAGCGCCTCCGTATCCTCTAAGCCATTGATACTGACATCCAAACGGCTTGTCCGATTTTCGTCTATGACCTGCTGATGATAGATTTCGTCCGACAGGGCTTTTAGTTCCATAAAGTCCTCTGCTGTTTTGCCGGGATTCTCCGCAAGGTAATCCTCCAATGTAATTTCCACAATACGGTCGGCAAAGCGGTACACAATGCCCTCACTGAACTTATTCAGTGCATAATCACTCTCTTTATAATTCTTCATATTCCTTTCCTCCGATCTGTTTTGCTAAAATGCGAAACAAATCGGAGGGAGGACCACGGCAGTGAAAAGCCGAAAAATGTCGTATCAAAAGGAACTTTGTCAAATACAAAAAGACAGCACTCTGCCTGTAAAAGCAAAATGCTGTCTTTTTATATTTACCTATATGAATTTGTCGTGCGCCGTCTCTATTTCCACCCCCGAAAAGGATGGAAGTTTGGAATGCTCATGTGGTTACCCCTTTCGCTATGGCGCACAGCGAAAGAGGTCTGTACTTCAAATAATTCAGCTAAAACTGCTTATGACAAGAGCCTGCCCTTATGATAGAGAGCAGGCTCTTTGCAGTTTTTTTGCAGCCAGACTATCATAGCACAATGTGCGCCTTAGACCCTCGGCTTTGCGTCCCCATCTTTTGATGGGTTTGCCCTTAATTCAATTCTGTTTCTTAGAAATATCGGTTACTTTGTCTTTCTCACTCCATTTTTGTCCACCTCATAGCCGTCGATTTTGGTGCTTCTGGCAAGGGAGCCATCAGTGTAGAAGTAGTACCATTTGCCGTCAATCTCAAGCCACTTACCGGATATCATCAGACCGTCCTTAGTAAAGTAATAGGTCTTATTGTTTCCGTTTGCACCAAGATCCCAAAAGCCGACTAACATTGTCTTACCGGAATAAAAACGCCAGTTATCGCCGTCCTTGACCCAGCCGGTTTTCAGCGTACCATCGGTATTGAAGAAATACTTCACACCGTCGATGGTCTGTGTGCCGGTTAGAGCTTTGCCATCCTTGTAGTACAGGTACTGTCCGGCATCGTTTTGCGCCCAGCCCTGCGCTGTGGCAGGGTTGATGGTCAGCTTGATATAACGGCCTAACATGGAGGAAACCTCGGCACGGGTGGCATTTCCCTTTGGATTGAACTTATTGTCACTGCCGCCCATCATAATTCCTGCCTGCTGCATGGCTTTTACAGCGTCTTTGTATGCACTTCCAATACTGGAAGCATCAGCGTAGACGCTCGCTTCACGGGTGATTGGCAGCGTATAGCCGGTTGCCTTTGCATAGTTTGTAAATATTACTGCGATTTCCTCACGGGTAATCGCCCTGTCCGGAGCAAACTGGCTGTTGCCGATGCCCTGAATGATGCCCTTACTGTACGCCCACTCAATATACGGACGATAGGCACTGTCTGCTTTTACATCCGTGAAGCTGTTCTTTGTATAGGCTTTTGTATCCACTCCTGCCAGTCTGCCAAGGGCTGTTACCAGCATTCCCCGCGTCATAGCGGAATTGGGTGAAAATGCTGTGTCCGAGGTTCCGGACATCAGCCCTCTGCCTACCACGTAGTCAATGGATTCCTTTGCCCAATGGGTTCTGATATCTGTAAACTTTGCTGTCGGCGCAGTGTAGCCGATGCCGTACTGCGAGAAGTGGGTGGTTGTGAAAATAACACAGCCGCTGTTTGCATCATAGGCAGAGCCTGCAATGCGAGTAGCATTACCATTTGCGTCTACATAGACCGCATATAGACCACCGACTGCTTCATTCTTGCCCAGCGTATATGGAATAGATACTGTTGCAACTCCACCACCAAAGCTGGACACTGTTTTTCCGCTTCCATAGCCTACCGTAATGTCATATATCGGTCTTGTGCCGATCATTTTTTTTGCTCCAGCGGAAAGATTTGTTTTTGGTGCAATGGCGATGTTGATATTGCCGGTGCTCTGCTTTTGGATTTCTGCCAGTGCCTTTTTGTCAAAGCTTACCGAGACAAGGGAGCCATTGATTTCAAGGCTGCTTACCCCAG is a window of [Clostridium] saccharolyticum WM1 DNA encoding:
- a CDS encoding RNA polymerase sigma24 factor, with amino-acid sequence MKNYKESDYALNKFSEGIVYRFADRIVEITLEDYLAENPGKTAEDFMELKALSDEIYHQQVIDENRTSRLDVSINGLEDTEALATASLDVELIHKKDTEKAIEAARQLLDSGGLTEVQRRRFLLHFFQGLSYRQIASCEGVHFTSVHESIKAATAKLQRFFDIG
- a CDS encoding sensor histidine kinase, which gives rise to MAVTVIGLLRFGVSLIFGITVSVLFAGIELTKKNRLVTGLLCVIFLFVQTASWWLLGLDLTSKLYPLIIHLPLIVIFSLYYKRPWLISVVSVLSGYLCCQAPRWFGFLAGAALDSRLADHIFYIASVFLAYYFLKRYVAGSVRQLMEKSTKSCLFLGGVPLFYYLFDYVTAIYTDVLYSGTEWAVQFMPSTISVFYFVFVILYYAETQKQASLQREKDMLDAQFRLAQTEFASLRQLQQNAASYRHDMRHHFAFLQGLASKEHIEGIKEYLRTAQSDMDAITPTRFCENETVNLILSAFATKAKQGSILLTVDAKLPNELPFSDTELCSLLSNAMENAIHACEQIPDSNKRIIRLRMYSKNNKLCIDLHNSYQIEPIFHQGLPISQEQGHGFGTKSIAHIVEKHGGVFQFSVKDGWFIFQATA
- a CDS encoding LytR/AlgR family response regulator transcription factor, encoding MLQIAVCDDNIDELSNMVQLIDLYRTSRHLNCEHAVFPNGFELISALEKGKRFDIYCLDIMMPGFTGIDAAKEIRTFDKTAPILFFTSSPEFALESYSVKAINYVLKPISKEKLFFTFDELLEQIKMEKDEDAVIIKSNEGIQKILISNLIFTEVIGRNVLYHLRSGKVIECTEAFSPVCDNLMKYGCFMKPHRSYLVNMQYVDTIENHQITLQTLSSVPIAQGKAKEMKQQYLNYQMEGGA